The Ciconia boyciana chromosome 2, ASM3463844v1, whole genome shotgun sequence genome has a segment encoding these proteins:
- the ACBD5 gene encoding acyl-CoA-binding domain-containing protein 5 isoform X6, with protein MAETGSVHASRFEAAVKVIQSLPKNGSFQPTNEMMLKFYSFYKQATQGPCNIPRPGFWDPIGRYKWDAWSALGDMSKEEAMIAYVEEMKKILESMPMTDKVEELLQVIGPFYEIVEDKKNRGSDLTSDLSNVMNSTPNIKAVNGKAESSDSGAESEEEGLPEEEEKELQLNGKGTNEENTEEVSATQHLTSDSDSEVYCDSMEQLGLEEPLEIITSAKGSLKHSSHFLDVDHSLLLENTDFPRHACMTYGSLQPGNTVAGAAQEQGEIKCGGEDGKASNGGPHKEKKGGEKADFYSVRRGRGHRLQPLGDGSQGGQMGSGGDGERWGSDRGPRGSLNEQIAVVLMRLQEDMQNVLQRLHMLEAVTASQAKSATLQSNYQPASSVKKPSWWPFEISPGILAFAIVWPFIAQWLVHVYLQRKRRQDIKCCLQA; from the exons aTGGCGGAGACCGGCTCCGTGCACGCCAGCAGGTTCGAGGCGGCCGTGAAGGTGATCCAGAGCCTCCCCAAAAATG GTTCATTCCAGCCAACAAATGAAATGATGCTCAAGTTCTATAGCTTTTATAAGCAAGCAACCCAAGGACCCTGTAATATTCCACGACCTGGATTTTGGGATCCGATTGGTAGATATAAATG GGATGCTTGGAGTGCCTTGGGAGACATGTCCAAAGAAGAAGCCATGATAGCCTAtgttgaagaaatgaaaaag ATTCTTGAGAGTATGCCAATGACGGACAAAGTTGAAGAATTACTACAAGTAATAGGCCCGTTCTATGAAATAGTAGAAGATAAAAAGAACAGAGGATCTGACCTAACCTCAG ACCTTAGTAATGTCATGAATTCGACTCCAAATATAAAGGCTGTGAATGGAAAAGCTGAAAGTAGTGATAGCGGAGCAGAATCAGAAGAAGAAGGGCTTcctgaagaggaggagaaagaactGCAGCTAAATGGAAAGG GTACAAATGAAGAGAATACTGAAGAGGTCTCAGCAACTCAGCACTTAACCAGTGATTCAGACAGTGAAGTTTATTGTGACTCTATGGAGCAACTTGGACTAGAAGAG CCCTTGGAGATCATCACATCAGCTAAAGGATCTTTAAAGCATTCATCCCATTTCTTGGATGTAGATCACAGTCTTCTGTTAGAAAATACGGATTTTCCAAGGCACGCTTGCATGACTTATGGGAGTCTCCAACCTGGAAATACTGTAGCAGGAGCAGCTCAAGAACAAGGCGAAATCAAGTGTGGAGGAGAAGATGGCAAAGCCAGTAATGGGGGCCCTcacaaggagaagaaaggtgGAGAAAAAGCGGATTTCTACAGTGTCAGAAGAGGGCGAG GGCATAGACTTCAGCCTCTAGGAGATGGTTCACAAGGTGGACAGATGGGTagtggaggggatggagagcGCTGGGGATCAGACAGAGGACCCAGGGGTAGCCTCAATGAACAGATTGCGGTAGTGCTGATGCGGTTGCAAGAAGACATGCAGAATGTCCTTCAGAGGTTGCATATGCTAGAGGCGGTTACAGCATCACAG gCAAAATCTGCAACACTACAGTCAAATTATCAGCCCGCCTCCTCTGTCAAG aaACCATCATGGTGGCCCTTTGAAATTTCTCCTGGTATTTTAGCTTTTGCTATTGTATGGCCATTTATTGCCCAGTGGTTGGTACATGTGTATCTTCAAAGAAAGCGAAG ACAGGACATAAAATGCTGCCTTCAGGCATAA
- the ACBD5 gene encoding acyl-CoA-binding domain-containing protein 5 isoform X1 translates to MAETGSVHASRFEAAVKVIQSLPKNGSFQPTNEMMLKFYSFYKQATQGPCNIPRPGFWDPIGRYKWDAWSALGDMSKEEAMIAYVEEMKKILESMPMTDKVEELLQVIGPFYEIVEDKKNRGSDLTSDLSNVMNSTPNIKAVNGKAESSDSGAESEEEGLPEEEEKELQLNGKDYKNVKPESAAAKDLEGIVTNGCNKDSFIPDMQNGIQTRSALNGLNPEEEIKKTEPSLEIANNSAYQGTNEENTEEVSATQHLTSDSDSEVYCDSMEQLGLEEPLEIITSAKGSLKHSSHFLDVDHSLLLENTDFPRHACMTYGSLQPGNTVAGAAQEQGEIKCGGEDGKASNGGPHKEKKGGEKADFYSVRRGRGHRLQPLGDGSQGGQMGSGGDGERWGSDRGPRGSLNEQIAVVLMRLQEDMQNVLQRLHMLEAVTASQAKSATLQSNYQPASSVKKPSWWPFEISPGILAFAIVWPFIAQWLVHVYLQRKRRQDIKCCLQA, encoded by the exons aTGGCGGAGACCGGCTCCGTGCACGCCAGCAGGTTCGAGGCGGCCGTGAAGGTGATCCAGAGCCTCCCCAAAAATG GTTCATTCCAGCCAACAAATGAAATGATGCTCAAGTTCTATAGCTTTTATAAGCAAGCAACCCAAGGACCCTGTAATATTCCACGACCTGGATTTTGGGATCCGATTGGTAGATATAAATG GGATGCTTGGAGTGCCTTGGGAGACATGTCCAAAGAAGAAGCCATGATAGCCTAtgttgaagaaatgaaaaag ATTCTTGAGAGTATGCCAATGACGGACAAAGTTGAAGAATTACTACAAGTAATAGGCCCGTTCTATGAAATAGTAGAAGATAAAAAGAACAGAGGATCTGACCTAACCTCAG ACCTTAGTAATGTCATGAATTCGACTCCAAATATAAAGGCTGTGAATGGAAAAGCTGAAAGTAGTGATAGCGGAGCAGAATCAGAAGAAGAAGGGCTTcctgaagaggaggagaaagaactGCAGCTAAATGGAAAGG ACTATAAGAATGTGAAACCAGAATCAGCAGCTGCTAAGGATTTGGAAGGTATTGTTACTAATGGCTGTAACAAGGACAGCTTTATCCCAGATATGCAGAATGGCATCCAGACTAGATCTGCCCTGAATGGCTTGAacccagaggaagaaataaagaaaacagagccaAGCCTAGAAATAGCTAATAACAGTGCTTACCAAG GTACAAATGAAGAGAATACTGAAGAGGTCTCAGCAACTCAGCACTTAACCAGTGATTCAGACAGTGAAGTTTATTGTGACTCTATGGAGCAACTTGGACTAGAAGAG CCCTTGGAGATCATCACATCAGCTAAAGGATCTTTAAAGCATTCATCCCATTTCTTGGATGTAGATCACAGTCTTCTGTTAGAAAATACGGATTTTCCAAGGCACGCTTGCATGACTTATGGGAGTCTCCAACCTGGAAATACTGTAGCAGGAGCAGCTCAAGAACAAGGCGAAATCAAGTGTGGAGGAGAAGATGGCAAAGCCAGTAATGGGGGCCCTcacaaggagaagaaaggtgGAGAAAAAGCGGATTTCTACAGTGTCAGAAGAGGGCGAG GGCATAGACTTCAGCCTCTAGGAGATGGTTCACAAGGTGGACAGATGGGTagtggaggggatggagagcGCTGGGGATCAGACAGAGGACCCAGGGGTAGCCTCAATGAACAGATTGCGGTAGTGCTGATGCGGTTGCAAGAAGACATGCAGAATGTCCTTCAGAGGTTGCATATGCTAGAGGCGGTTACAGCATCACAG gCAAAATCTGCAACACTACAGTCAAATTATCAGCCCGCCTCCTCTGTCAAG aaACCATCATGGTGGCCCTTTGAAATTTCTCCTGGTATTTTAGCTTTTGCTATTGTATGGCCATTTATTGCCCAGTGGTTGGTACATGTGTATCTTCAAAGAAAGCGAAG ACAGGACATAAAATGCTGCCTTCAGGCATAA
- the ACBD5 gene encoding acyl-CoA-binding domain-containing protein 5 isoform X3 — protein MAETGSVHASRFEAAVKVIQSLPKNGSFQPTNEMMLKFYSFYKQATQGPCNIPRPGFWDPIGRYKWDAWSALGDMSKEEAMIAYVEEMKKILESMPMTDKVEELLQVIGPFYEIVEDKKNRGSDLTSDLSNVMNSTPNIKAVNGKAESSDSGAESEEEGLPEEEEKELQLNGKDYKNVKPESAAAKDLEGIVTNGCNKDSFIPDMQNGIQTRSALNGLNPEEEIKKTEPSLEIANNSAYQGTNEENTEEVSATQHLTSDSDSEVYCDSMEQLGLEEPLEIITSAKGSLKHSSHFLDVDHSLLLENTDFPRHACMTYGSLQPGNTVAGAAQEQGEIKCGGEDGKASNGGPHKEKKGGEKADFYSVRRGRGHRLQPLGDGSQGGQMGSGGDGERWGSDRGPRGSLNEQIAVVLMRLQEDMQNVLQRLHMLEAVTASQAKSATLQSNYQPASSVKKPSWWPFEISPGILAFAIVWPFIAQWLVHVYLQRKRSGKMKQS, from the exons aTGGCGGAGACCGGCTCCGTGCACGCCAGCAGGTTCGAGGCGGCCGTGAAGGTGATCCAGAGCCTCCCCAAAAATG GTTCATTCCAGCCAACAAATGAAATGATGCTCAAGTTCTATAGCTTTTATAAGCAAGCAACCCAAGGACCCTGTAATATTCCACGACCTGGATTTTGGGATCCGATTGGTAGATATAAATG GGATGCTTGGAGTGCCTTGGGAGACATGTCCAAAGAAGAAGCCATGATAGCCTAtgttgaagaaatgaaaaag ATTCTTGAGAGTATGCCAATGACGGACAAAGTTGAAGAATTACTACAAGTAATAGGCCCGTTCTATGAAATAGTAGAAGATAAAAAGAACAGAGGATCTGACCTAACCTCAG ACCTTAGTAATGTCATGAATTCGACTCCAAATATAAAGGCTGTGAATGGAAAAGCTGAAAGTAGTGATAGCGGAGCAGAATCAGAAGAAGAAGGGCTTcctgaagaggaggagaaagaactGCAGCTAAATGGAAAGG ACTATAAGAATGTGAAACCAGAATCAGCAGCTGCTAAGGATTTGGAAGGTATTGTTACTAATGGCTGTAACAAGGACAGCTTTATCCCAGATATGCAGAATGGCATCCAGACTAGATCTGCCCTGAATGGCTTGAacccagaggaagaaataaagaaaacagagccaAGCCTAGAAATAGCTAATAACAGTGCTTACCAAG GTACAAATGAAGAGAATACTGAAGAGGTCTCAGCAACTCAGCACTTAACCAGTGATTCAGACAGTGAAGTTTATTGTGACTCTATGGAGCAACTTGGACTAGAAGAG CCCTTGGAGATCATCACATCAGCTAAAGGATCTTTAAAGCATTCATCCCATTTCTTGGATGTAGATCACAGTCTTCTGTTAGAAAATACGGATTTTCCAAGGCACGCTTGCATGACTTATGGGAGTCTCCAACCTGGAAATACTGTAGCAGGAGCAGCTCAAGAACAAGGCGAAATCAAGTGTGGAGGAGAAGATGGCAAAGCCAGTAATGGGGGCCCTcacaaggagaagaaaggtgGAGAAAAAGCGGATTTCTACAGTGTCAGAAGAGGGCGAG GGCATAGACTTCAGCCTCTAGGAGATGGTTCACAAGGTGGACAGATGGGTagtggaggggatggagagcGCTGGGGATCAGACAGAGGACCCAGGGGTAGCCTCAATGAACAGATTGCGGTAGTGCTGATGCGGTTGCAAGAAGACATGCAGAATGTCCTTCAGAGGTTGCATATGCTAGAGGCGGTTACAGCATCACAG gCAAAATCTGCAACACTACAGTCAAATTATCAGCCCGCCTCCTCTGTCAAG aaACCATCATGGTGGCCCTTTGAAATTTCTCCTGGTATTTTAGCTTTTGCTATTGTATGGCCATTTATTGCCCAGTGGTTGGTACATGTGTATCTTCAAAGAAAGCGAAG
- the ACBD5 gene encoding acyl-CoA-binding domain-containing protein 5 isoform X4, with translation MAETGSVHASRFEAAVKVIQSLPKNGSFQPTNEMMLKFYSFYKQATQGPCNIPRPGFWDPIGRYKWDAWSALGDMSKEEAMIAYVEEMKKILESMPMTDKVEELLQVIGPFYEIVEDKKNRGSDLTSDLSNVMNSTPNIKAVNGKAESSDSGAESEEEGLPEEEEKELQLNGKDYKNVKPESAAAKDLEGIVTNGCNKDSFIPDMQNGIQTRSALNGLNPEEEIKKTEPSLEIANNSAYQGTNEENTEEVSATQHLTSDSDSEVYCDSMEQLGLEEPLEIITSAKGSLKHSSHFLDVDHSLLLENTDFPRHACMTYGSLQPGNTVAGAAQEQGEIKCGGEDGKASNGGPHKEKKGGEKADFYSVRRGRGHRLQPLGDGSQGGQMGSGGDGERWGSDRGPRGSLNEQIAVVLMRLQEDMQNVLQRLHMLEAVTASQAKSATLQSNYQPASSVKKPSWWPFEISPGILAFAIVWPFIAQWLVHVYLQRKRRKLN, from the exons aTGGCGGAGACCGGCTCCGTGCACGCCAGCAGGTTCGAGGCGGCCGTGAAGGTGATCCAGAGCCTCCCCAAAAATG GTTCATTCCAGCCAACAAATGAAATGATGCTCAAGTTCTATAGCTTTTATAAGCAAGCAACCCAAGGACCCTGTAATATTCCACGACCTGGATTTTGGGATCCGATTGGTAGATATAAATG GGATGCTTGGAGTGCCTTGGGAGACATGTCCAAAGAAGAAGCCATGATAGCCTAtgttgaagaaatgaaaaag ATTCTTGAGAGTATGCCAATGACGGACAAAGTTGAAGAATTACTACAAGTAATAGGCCCGTTCTATGAAATAGTAGAAGATAAAAAGAACAGAGGATCTGACCTAACCTCAG ACCTTAGTAATGTCATGAATTCGACTCCAAATATAAAGGCTGTGAATGGAAAAGCTGAAAGTAGTGATAGCGGAGCAGAATCAGAAGAAGAAGGGCTTcctgaagaggaggagaaagaactGCAGCTAAATGGAAAGG ACTATAAGAATGTGAAACCAGAATCAGCAGCTGCTAAGGATTTGGAAGGTATTGTTACTAATGGCTGTAACAAGGACAGCTTTATCCCAGATATGCAGAATGGCATCCAGACTAGATCTGCCCTGAATGGCTTGAacccagaggaagaaataaagaaaacagagccaAGCCTAGAAATAGCTAATAACAGTGCTTACCAAG GTACAAATGAAGAGAATACTGAAGAGGTCTCAGCAACTCAGCACTTAACCAGTGATTCAGACAGTGAAGTTTATTGTGACTCTATGGAGCAACTTGGACTAGAAGAG CCCTTGGAGATCATCACATCAGCTAAAGGATCTTTAAAGCATTCATCCCATTTCTTGGATGTAGATCACAGTCTTCTGTTAGAAAATACGGATTTTCCAAGGCACGCTTGCATGACTTATGGGAGTCTCCAACCTGGAAATACTGTAGCAGGAGCAGCTCAAGAACAAGGCGAAATCAAGTGTGGAGGAGAAGATGGCAAAGCCAGTAATGGGGGCCCTcacaaggagaagaaaggtgGAGAAAAAGCGGATTTCTACAGTGTCAGAAGAGGGCGAG GGCATAGACTTCAGCCTCTAGGAGATGGTTCACAAGGTGGACAGATGGGTagtggaggggatggagagcGCTGGGGATCAGACAGAGGACCCAGGGGTAGCCTCAATGAACAGATTGCGGTAGTGCTGATGCGGTTGCAAGAAGACATGCAGAATGTCCTTCAGAGGTTGCATATGCTAGAGGCGGTTACAGCATCACAG gCAAAATCTGCAACACTACAGTCAAATTATCAGCCCGCCTCCTCTGTCAAG aaACCATCATGGTGGCCCTTTGAAATTTCTCCTGGTATTTTAGCTTTTGCTATTGTATGGCCATTTATTGCCCAGTGGTTGGTACATGTGTATCTTCAAAGAAAGCGAAG
- the ACBD5 gene encoding acyl-CoA-binding domain-containing protein 5 isoform X2 has protein sequence MAETGSVHASRFEAAVKVIQSLPKNGSFQPTNEMMLKFYSFYKQATQGPCNIPRPGFWDPIGRYKWDAWSALGDMSKEEAMIAYVEEMKKILESMPMTDKVEELLQVIGPFYEIVEDKKNRGSDLTSDLSNVMNSTPNIKAVNGKAESSDSGAESEEEGLPEEEEKELQLNGKDYKNVKPESAAAKDLEGIVTNGCNKDSFIPDMQNGIQTRSALNGLNPEEEIKKTEPSLEIANNSAYQGTNEENTEEVSATQHLTSDSDSEVYCDSMEQLGLEEPLEIITSAKGSLKHSSHFLDVDHSLLLENTDFPRHACMTYGSLQPGNTVAGAAQEQGEIKCGGEDGKASNGGPHKEKKGGEKADFYSVRRGRGHRLQPLGDGSQGGQMGSGGDGERWGSDRGPRGSLNEQIAVVLMRLQEDMQNVLQRLHMLEAVTASQAKSATLQSNYQPASSVKKPSWWPFEISPGILAFAIVWPFIAQWLVHVYLQRKRRNLPIARI, from the exons aTGGCGGAGACCGGCTCCGTGCACGCCAGCAGGTTCGAGGCGGCCGTGAAGGTGATCCAGAGCCTCCCCAAAAATG GTTCATTCCAGCCAACAAATGAAATGATGCTCAAGTTCTATAGCTTTTATAAGCAAGCAACCCAAGGACCCTGTAATATTCCACGACCTGGATTTTGGGATCCGATTGGTAGATATAAATG GGATGCTTGGAGTGCCTTGGGAGACATGTCCAAAGAAGAAGCCATGATAGCCTAtgttgaagaaatgaaaaag ATTCTTGAGAGTATGCCAATGACGGACAAAGTTGAAGAATTACTACAAGTAATAGGCCCGTTCTATGAAATAGTAGAAGATAAAAAGAACAGAGGATCTGACCTAACCTCAG ACCTTAGTAATGTCATGAATTCGACTCCAAATATAAAGGCTGTGAATGGAAAAGCTGAAAGTAGTGATAGCGGAGCAGAATCAGAAGAAGAAGGGCTTcctgaagaggaggagaaagaactGCAGCTAAATGGAAAGG ACTATAAGAATGTGAAACCAGAATCAGCAGCTGCTAAGGATTTGGAAGGTATTGTTACTAATGGCTGTAACAAGGACAGCTTTATCCCAGATATGCAGAATGGCATCCAGACTAGATCTGCCCTGAATGGCTTGAacccagaggaagaaataaagaaaacagagccaAGCCTAGAAATAGCTAATAACAGTGCTTACCAAG GTACAAATGAAGAGAATACTGAAGAGGTCTCAGCAACTCAGCACTTAACCAGTGATTCAGACAGTGAAGTTTATTGTGACTCTATGGAGCAACTTGGACTAGAAGAG CCCTTGGAGATCATCACATCAGCTAAAGGATCTTTAAAGCATTCATCCCATTTCTTGGATGTAGATCACAGTCTTCTGTTAGAAAATACGGATTTTCCAAGGCACGCTTGCATGACTTATGGGAGTCTCCAACCTGGAAATACTGTAGCAGGAGCAGCTCAAGAACAAGGCGAAATCAAGTGTGGAGGAGAAGATGGCAAAGCCAGTAATGGGGGCCCTcacaaggagaagaaaggtgGAGAAAAAGCGGATTTCTACAGTGTCAGAAGAGGGCGAG GGCATAGACTTCAGCCTCTAGGAGATGGTTCACAAGGTGGACAGATGGGTagtggaggggatggagagcGCTGGGGATCAGACAGAGGACCCAGGGGTAGCCTCAATGAACAGATTGCGGTAGTGCTGATGCGGTTGCAAGAAGACATGCAGAATGTCCTTCAGAGGTTGCATATGCTAGAGGCGGTTACAGCATCACAG gCAAAATCTGCAACACTACAGTCAAATTATCAGCCCGCCTCCTCTGTCAAG aaACCATCATGGTGGCCCTTTGAAATTTCTCCTGGTATTTTAGCTTTTGCTATTGTATGGCCATTTATTGCCCAGTGGTTGGTACATGTGTATCTTCAAAGAAAGCGAAG
- the ACBD5 gene encoding acyl-CoA-binding domain-containing protein 5 isoform X5, protein MMLKFYSFYKQATQGPCNIPRPGFWDPIGRYKWDAWSALGDMSKEEAMIAYVEEMKKILESMPMTDKVEELLQVIGPFYEIVEDKKNRGSDLTSDLSNVMNSTPNIKAVNGKAESSDSGAESEEEGLPEEEEKELQLNGKDYKNVKPESAAAKDLEGIVTNGCNKDSFIPDMQNGIQTRSALNGLNPEEEIKKTEPSLEIANNSAYQGTNEENTEEVSATQHLTSDSDSEVYCDSMEQLGLEEPLEIITSAKGSLKHSSHFLDVDHSLLLENTDFPRHACMTYGSLQPGNTVAGAAQEQGEIKCGGEDGKASNGGPHKEKKGGEKADFYSVRRGRGHRLQPLGDGSQGGQMGSGGDGERWGSDRGPRGSLNEQIAVVLMRLQEDMQNVLQRLHMLEAVTASQAKSATLQSNYQPASSVKKPSWWPFEISPGILAFAIVWPFIAQWLVHVYLQRKRRQDIKCCLQA, encoded by the exons ATGATGCTCAAGTTCTATAGCTTTTATAAGCAAGCAACCCAAGGACCCTGTAATATTCCACGACCTGGATTTTGGGATCCGATTGGTAGATATAAATG GGATGCTTGGAGTGCCTTGGGAGACATGTCCAAAGAAGAAGCCATGATAGCCTAtgttgaagaaatgaaaaag ATTCTTGAGAGTATGCCAATGACGGACAAAGTTGAAGAATTACTACAAGTAATAGGCCCGTTCTATGAAATAGTAGAAGATAAAAAGAACAGAGGATCTGACCTAACCTCAG ACCTTAGTAATGTCATGAATTCGACTCCAAATATAAAGGCTGTGAATGGAAAAGCTGAAAGTAGTGATAGCGGAGCAGAATCAGAAGAAGAAGGGCTTcctgaagaggaggagaaagaactGCAGCTAAATGGAAAGG ACTATAAGAATGTGAAACCAGAATCAGCAGCTGCTAAGGATTTGGAAGGTATTGTTACTAATGGCTGTAACAAGGACAGCTTTATCCCAGATATGCAGAATGGCATCCAGACTAGATCTGCCCTGAATGGCTTGAacccagaggaagaaataaagaaaacagagccaAGCCTAGAAATAGCTAATAACAGTGCTTACCAAG GTACAAATGAAGAGAATACTGAAGAGGTCTCAGCAACTCAGCACTTAACCAGTGATTCAGACAGTGAAGTTTATTGTGACTCTATGGAGCAACTTGGACTAGAAGAG CCCTTGGAGATCATCACATCAGCTAAAGGATCTTTAAAGCATTCATCCCATTTCTTGGATGTAGATCACAGTCTTCTGTTAGAAAATACGGATTTTCCAAGGCACGCTTGCATGACTTATGGGAGTCTCCAACCTGGAAATACTGTAGCAGGAGCAGCTCAAGAACAAGGCGAAATCAAGTGTGGAGGAGAAGATGGCAAAGCCAGTAATGGGGGCCCTcacaaggagaagaaaggtgGAGAAAAAGCGGATTTCTACAGTGTCAGAAGAGGGCGAG GGCATAGACTTCAGCCTCTAGGAGATGGTTCACAAGGTGGACAGATGGGTagtggaggggatggagagcGCTGGGGATCAGACAGAGGACCCAGGGGTAGCCTCAATGAACAGATTGCGGTAGTGCTGATGCGGTTGCAAGAAGACATGCAGAATGTCCTTCAGAGGTTGCATATGCTAGAGGCGGTTACAGCATCACAG gCAAAATCTGCAACACTACAGTCAAATTATCAGCCCGCCTCCTCTGTCAAG aaACCATCATGGTGGCCCTTTGAAATTTCTCCTGGTATTTTAGCTTTTGCTATTGTATGGCCATTTATTGCCCAGTGGTTGGTACATGTGTATCTTCAAAGAAAGCGAAG ACAGGACATAAAATGCTGCCTTCAGGCATAA